One genomic region from Actinocatenispora thailandica encodes:
- the tilS gene encoding tRNA lysidine(34) synthetase TilS, protein MARLPPAVAAVRVAVRRSLADLPGGGTVLVACSGGPDSLALAAAAGFVAPRAGLRAGLVTVDHGLQPGSAARAAELAGWATAAGLAPVEVATVTVGAAGGPEAAARAARYAALDEVADRYDATVLLGHTRDDQAETVLLALARGAGPRGVAGMPAVRGRYRRPLLGLPRATTIAACDQLGLAPWQDPHNTDPAYARSRLRSALGELESLLGKGFRSNLARTAELVAADSELLDEQAGALLSTVDKDDGLVVAELAAAPRALRTRALHAYARRLGAPGTDLTAGHVAALDALLTDWHGQGPVYLPGAITVRRGDGRLTPPLPRV, encoded by the coding sequence ATGGCGCGGTTGCCGCCGGCGGTGGCGGCGGTCCGGGTCGCGGTGCGCCGGTCGCTGGCCGACCTGCCCGGCGGCGGTACGGTGCTGGTCGCCTGCTCCGGCGGCCCCGACTCGCTGGCGCTGGCGGCGGCGGCCGGGTTCGTGGCACCGCGGGCGGGGCTGCGGGCCGGGCTGGTGACCGTCGACCACGGGTTGCAGCCGGGGTCGGCGGCGCGGGCGGCGGAGCTGGCCGGGTGGGCGACGGCGGCGGGGCTGGCCCCGGTCGAGGTGGCGACGGTGACGGTCGGCGCGGCGGGCGGGCCGGAGGCGGCGGCGCGCGCCGCGCGGTATGCGGCGCTGGACGAGGTGGCCGACCGGTACGACGCGACGGTGCTGCTCGGTCACACCCGGGACGATCAGGCCGAAACGGTACTGCTGGCGCTGGCTCGCGGCGCCGGGCCGCGCGGTGTCGCCGGCATGCCGGCGGTCCGTGGACGCTATCGGCGACCGCTGCTCGGGCTGCCCCGCGCGACGACGATCGCGGCCTGCGACCAGCTCGGCCTGGCGCCGTGGCAGGACCCGCACAACACCGACCCGGCGTACGCGAGGTCCCGGCTGCGGTCCGCGCTGGGCGAGCTGGAATCGTTGCTGGGCAAGGGTTTCCGCAGCAACCTGGCGCGGACCGCGGAGCTGGTCGCGGCGGACAGCGAGCTGCTGGACGAGCAGGCCGGCGCACTACTGTCCACAGTAGACAAGGACGATGGGCTGGTGGTCGCCGAGCTGGCCGCCGCACCCCGGGCGCTGCGGACCCGGGCGCTGCACGCGTACGCGCGGCGGCTCGGGGCGCCCGGCACCGACCTGACCGCCGGGCACGTGGCCGCGCTCGACGCGCTACTGACCGACTGGCACGGCCAGGGCCCGGTGTACCTGCCGGGCGCGATCACCGTGCGTCGCGGCGACGGCCGGCTGACCCCGCCGCTACCCCGGGTGTGA
- a CDS encoding glycerophosphodiester phosphodiesterase, whose protein sequence is MTNLRTFRITGHRGAMGYMPENTLASYRRAVADGVDEVELDLRLSRDGEIVLMHDATVDRTTDGHGAVAEMTLAELQRLDAGDGERIPTLYEAINTIDVTILAEIKADAAVAALGRILTDRPDLHKRIQPMSFHARHLTPLLAEFDDLRCALLSDSGSDQLIEQAMELGVGWLGVGWKGTSPELIEHAHRHGLEYCVWPAPTTVEVERARSWGADGVTTDYPADVIVGETP, encoded by the coding sequence GTGACCAACCTTCGAACCTTTCGGATCACCGGCCACCGAGGCGCGATGGGCTACATGCCGGAAAACACCCTCGCTTCCTATCGCCGGGCCGTCGCCGATGGTGTCGACGAGGTCGAACTCGACCTCCGCCTCAGCCGGGACGGCGAAATCGTGCTGATGCACGATGCCACCGTCGATCGGACCACCGACGGGCACGGCGCCGTGGCGGAGATGACGCTGGCCGAGCTGCAACGCCTGGACGCGGGCGACGGCGAACGGATCCCGACCCTGTACGAGGCGATCAATACCATCGACGTCACCATTCTGGCCGAGATCAAAGCCGATGCCGCAGTGGCAGCACTGGGGCGGATCCTGACCGATCGACCCGACCTGCACAAGCGAATCCAGCCGATGAGCTTCCACGCCCGCCACCTCACACCGCTACTGGCCGAATTCGACGATCTGCGGTGCGCGTTGCTTTCCGATTCGGGGTCCGACCAGCTCATCGAGCAGGCCATGGAGCTCGGTGTCGGGTGGCTCGGAGTCGGTTGGAAGGGCACCAGCCCCGAGCTCATCGAGCACGCGCACCGCCACGGCCTGGAATATTGCGTGTGGCCGGCCCCGACCACGGTCGAGGTCGAGCGGGCCAGATCCTGGGGAGCGGATGGGGTGACCACCGACTATCCGGCCGATGTGATCGTTGGAGAAACCCCATGA
- the dacB gene encoding D-alanyl-D-alanine carboxypeptidase/D-alanyl-D-alanine-endopeptidase has translation MPGNAPATGTAQVPAAGTDQVPAPPFDTDATRSIPRASAETAPGRASRETATGRAGGETAAGHAAAGAGAGAGHPGTANGAGPGTANGAGPGAANGAGPATGSGPGAADGAGHPGTAGQAADAEAPPVPVEPPTLRLPARPPTPPPPPAEVPAPARSRPGRPNRILIGALAALGVLVLIAGGLVVFRPGPVEKLFADGATPSPSPSTAAPSPVLAPVSGAAAPTPAGVARALGSKLTDPRLGARTAVSVVDVATNSALYGKTPNAMEVPASVTKLVTASAVLTVRGPTYRLTTSVVAGSKPGEVILVGGGDPTLATNGHSTYPEAARLDKLADQVKKALHGTKPTRVLVDSSLFGGAGTGPGWDDDIVSGGDAAPIRPVMLNAGRVDPNGATAVRSTEPDLDAGRKLAQLIGAPTSTVAHGTAPSGARRLGAVKSPPLLHLIEMMLQRSDNVIAETMARQVALAEGKPATFAGGAAATTEVIERLGLNTSGLRLHDGSGLSRKDRISPSFLTSLLTSITDGKHPKLWPVWTGMPVAGYTGTLMNRYTRAAGDAKGAGLIRAKTGSLNGTSTLAGLVLDSDGRLLAFAMMAEGVTDWGGAEAALDEAATTLVGCGCR, from the coding sequence GTGCCGGGAAACGCACCCGCCACCGGCACCGCGCAGGTGCCCGCGGCCGGCACCGACCAGGTGCCCGCACCGCCGTTCGACACCGACGCCACCCGGTCGATCCCCAGGGCGAGCGCGGAGACCGCCCCCGGGCGAGCCAGCCGTGAGACCGCGACCGGGCGGGCCGGCGGCGAGACCGCGGCCGGGCACGCCGCTGCCGGCGCCGGCGCCGGTGCCGGACACCCCGGTACGGCCAACGGTGCCGGGCCCGGTACGGCCAACGGTGCCGGGCCGGGTGCGGCCAACGGTGCCGGGCCGGCTACTGGTAGCGGGCCGGGCGCGGCCGACGGTGCCGGGCACCCCGGTACGGCTGGGCAGGCCGCTGACGCGGAAGCTCCACCGGTACCGGTGGAGCCGCCGACGTTGCGGTTGCCGGCACGTCCGCCGACTCCGCCGCCACCGCCGGCGGAGGTACCGGCGCCGGCCCGCAGCAGGCCGGGCCGGCCGAACCGGATCCTGATCGGCGCGCTCGCCGCGTTGGGGGTCCTGGTCCTGATCGCCGGCGGCCTGGTGGTGTTCCGGCCGGGCCCGGTGGAGAAGCTGTTCGCCGACGGTGCGACGCCGTCCCCGTCGCCGTCCACGGCGGCGCCGAGCCCGGTACTCGCGCCGGTGTCCGGTGCGGCGGCGCCGACGCCGGCCGGGGTGGCGCGGGCGCTCGGCTCGAAGCTCACCGACCCGCGTCTCGGCGCGCGTACCGCCGTCTCGGTGGTCGACGTGGCGACCAACAGCGCCCTGTACGGGAAGACGCCGAACGCGATGGAGGTCCCGGCGTCGGTGACGAAGCTGGTCACCGCGTCGGCGGTGCTGACCGTGCGCGGCCCCACCTACCGGCTGACCACCAGCGTGGTCGCCGGTTCGAAGCCGGGCGAGGTGATCCTGGTCGGTGGCGGCGACCCGACGCTCGCCACCAACGGCCACAGCACCTACCCGGAGGCGGCCCGGCTGGACAAGCTGGCGGACCAGGTCAAGAAGGCGCTGCACGGCACCAAGCCCACCCGGGTACTGGTGGACTCGTCGCTGTTCGGCGGCGCGGGCACCGGACCGGGCTGGGACGACGACATCGTGTCCGGCGGGGACGCGGCACCGATCCGGCCGGTGATGCTGAACGCCGGCCGGGTCGACCCGAACGGGGCCACCGCCGTTCGCAGCACCGAGCCGGACCTGGACGCCGGCCGCAAGCTGGCGCAGCTGATCGGCGCTCCCACTAGCACGGTGGCGCACGGCACGGCGCCGTCCGGCGCCCGCCGCCTCGGTGCCGTCAAGTCGCCGCCGCTGCTGCACCTGATCGAGATGATGCTGCAGCGCAGCGACAACGTGATCGCCGAGACGATGGCCCGCCAGGTGGCGCTCGCCGAGGGCAAGCCGGCCACCTTCGCCGGCGGCGCGGCGGCGACCACCGAGGTGATCGAGCGGCTCGGCCTGAACACCAGCGGGTTGCGGTTGCACGACGGCAGCGGGCTGTCCCGCAAGGACCGGATCTCGCCGTCGTTCCTGACCAGCCTGCTGACGTCGATCACCGACGGGAAGCATCCCAAGCTGTGGCCGGTGTGGACCGGGATGCCGGTCGCCGGCTACACCGGCACGCTGATGAACCGGTACACCCGGGCGGCCGGGGACGCCAAGGGCGCCGGCCTGATCCGCGCCAAGACCGGCAGCCTCAACGGCACCAGCACCCTTGCCGGGTTGGTACTCGACTCGGACGGGCGGCTGCTCGCGTTCGCGATGATGGCCGAGGGGGTGACCGACTGGGGTGGCGCCGAAGCCGCCCTCGACGAGGCCGCCACCACCCTGGTCGGCTGCGGCTGCCGCTGA
- a CDS encoding bifunctional helix-turn-helix transcriptional regulator/GNAT family N-acetyltransferase, whose product MIDSSRQRVAEVRAFNRFYTALLGLLENDHLHLPYTLTEARVLFELGQADQVDLLEVRQRLGLDAGYLTRLVTKLAQAGLVTRERSATDARRQVVRLTEDGRDTYRELSRRSSDQIGELLGRLPEPAQQRLLAAMGTVRDVLGEPRAGDGGAGAEAAVRLRAPEPGDLGWVVSRNGAIYAAEYGWDADYEALVARIVADYVEHRDPARETAWIAERDGVPVGCVFCVRADEPDTAKLRLLLVEPAARGLGVGGRLVDECLRYATEVGYRRMVLWTNDVLTSARRIYARAGFELVDSAKHRSFGHELVGETWARPLGGAR is encoded by the coding sequence ATGATCGACTCGTCGCGGCAGCGCGTCGCCGAGGTACGCGCGTTCAACCGGTTCTACACCGCCCTGCTCGGCCTGCTGGAGAACGACCACCTGCACCTGCCGTACACGCTGACCGAGGCCCGGGTGCTGTTCGAGCTGGGTCAGGCCGACCAGGTGGACCTGCTGGAGGTGCGGCAGCGGCTCGGCCTCGACGCCGGCTACCTGACCCGGCTGGTGACCAAGCTGGCCCAGGCGGGGCTGGTGACACGGGAACGCTCCGCCACCGACGCGCGGCGCCAAGTGGTGCGGCTCACCGAGGACGGCCGGGACACCTACCGCGAGCTCAGCAGGCGCTCGTCGGACCAGATCGGCGAGCTGCTCGGCAGGTTGCCGGAGCCGGCCCAGCAGCGGCTGCTCGCCGCGATGGGTACGGTCCGCGACGTGCTCGGGGAGCCCCGCGCCGGCGACGGCGGGGCCGGCGCCGAGGCGGCGGTACGGCTGCGGGCGCCGGAACCAGGCGATCTCGGCTGGGTGGTGTCGCGCAACGGCGCGATCTACGCCGCCGAGTACGGCTGGGACGCCGACTACGAGGCGCTGGTGGCGCGGATCGTCGCCGACTACGTCGAGCACCGCGACCCGGCGCGGGAGACCGCCTGGATCGCCGAGCGCGACGGGGTGCCGGTCGGCTGCGTGTTCTGCGTCCGCGCCGACGAGCCGGACACCGCGAAGCTGCGGCTGCTGCTGGTCGAGCCGGCCGCCCGGGGCCTCGGCGTCGGCGGCCGGCTGGTCGACGAGTGCCTGCGGTACGCCACCGAGGTCGGATACCGCCGGATGGTGCTGTGGACCAACGACGTGCTCACCTCCGCCCGGCGGATCTACGCCCGGGCCGGCTTCGAACTCGTCGACAGCGCGAAGCACCGCAGCTTCGGGCACGAACTGGTCGGTGAGACCTGGGCGCGACCGCTCGGCGGTGCCCGATGA
- a CDS encoding long-chain fatty acid--CoA ligase produces MRSTMQEWPLRLSHVLDYGSTVHADTEILTWTGSGARTTTNAEIGRLAARLANGLRELGVRGDDRVATFCWNNAEHMAAYLAVPAMGAVLHPLNIRLPADHLAYSANQVADKVVLVDGTLIPALAPILPRLSTVEHVVVIGDGDAEPLAAAGKPVHRFDELTGAQPDTFDWQYDGDETDAAAICYSSGTVGLPKGVAYSHRSIWLHSMQIASAGSFGFAPATRSLVVVPMFHVMAWGMPHAAFMTGAGLLMPDRFLTPEPLAAMIAAAKPTHGAAVPSIWTGLLAYLNAHPTDTSTLKEVVVGGSACPESLMRGFDEHGIRIVHAWGMTETSPLGSIARPPAGVTGDELWRYRLSQGQIPASVQARIVAPDGSVAPRDGQTVGELEVAGPWITGRYLDSDEPDPDRFDDGWLRTGDVGTLSADGYLTLTDRAKDVIKSGGEWISSVELENHLMAHPAVLEAAVVGVPDAKWEERPLASVVLRDGASATPEELRDFLADRIPHWQLPERWTFLTEVPKTTVGKFDKKVIRRQYADGDLAVRNLKES; encoded by the coding sequence ATGCGGAGCACGATGCAGGAGTGGCCGCTTCGGCTGAGCCACGTCCTTGACTACGGCAGCACGGTGCACGCCGACACCGAGATCCTCACCTGGACCGGTAGCGGCGCGCGGACCACCACCAACGCCGAGATCGGCCGGCTGGCCGCCCGGCTGGCCAACGGGCTACGCGAGCTGGGCGTGCGCGGCGACGACCGGGTCGCCACCTTCTGCTGGAACAACGCCGAGCACATGGCCGCGTACCTGGCCGTACCGGCGATGGGCGCGGTGCTGCACCCGCTCAACATCCGGCTGCCCGCCGACCACCTGGCGTACTCGGCGAACCAGGTGGCCGACAAGGTCGTCCTGGTGGACGGCACGCTGATCCCGGCGCTGGCCCCGATCCTGCCCCGACTGTCCACAGTGGAGCATGTGGTCGTGATCGGGGACGGCGACGCCGAACCGCTCGCCGCCGCCGGCAAGCCGGTACACCGGTTCGACGAGCTGACCGGCGCGCAGCCGGACACCTTCGACTGGCAGTACGACGGGGACGAGACCGACGCGGCGGCCATCTGCTACAGCTCCGGCACCGTCGGGCTGCCCAAGGGCGTCGCCTACTCGCACCGCTCGATCTGGCTGCACTCCATGCAGATCGCGTCGGCCGGCTCGTTCGGCTTCGCGCCGGCCACCCGATCGCTGGTGGTGGTGCCGATGTTCCACGTGATGGCGTGGGGCATGCCGCACGCGGCGTTCATGACCGGCGCCGGCCTGCTGATGCCGGACCGGTTCCTCACCCCCGAACCGCTCGCCGCGATGATCGCCGCCGCGAAGCCGACCCACGGCGCCGCGGTCCCGTCGATCTGGACCGGCCTGCTCGCGTACCTGAACGCGCACCCCACCGACACCTCCACGCTGAAGGAGGTGGTGGTCGGCGGCTCCGCCTGCCCGGAGTCGCTGATGCGCGGGTTCGACGAGCACGGCATCCGGATCGTGCACGCCTGGGGCATGACCGAGACCTCACCGCTCGGCTCCATCGCCCGGCCACCGGCCGGGGTCACCGGCGACGAGCTCTGGCGGTACCGGCTGAGCCAGGGCCAGATCCCGGCCTCCGTGCAGGCCCGGATCGTGGCACCGGACGGCAGCGTCGCGCCCCGGGACGGTCAGACCGTCGGTGAGCTGGAGGTCGCCGGGCCGTGGATCACCGGCCGCTACCTCGACTCCGACGAGCCGGACCCGGACCGCTTCGACGACGGCTGGCTGCGCACCGGCGACGTCGGCACCCTGAGCGCCGACGGGTACCTCACCCTGACCGACCGGGCCAAGGACGTGATCAAGTCCGGCGGCGAGTGGATCAGCTCGGTCGAGCTGGAGAACCACCTGATGGCGCACCCGGCGGTACTGGAGGCCGCAGTGGTCGGTGTGCCCGACGCCAAGTGGGAGGAACGGCCGCTCGCCTCGGTGGTACTGCGGGACGGCGCCAGCGCCACACCCGAGGAACTGCGCGACTTCCTCGCCGACCGGATCCCGCACTGGCAGCTGCCGGAACGCTGGACGTTCCTCACCGAGGTACCGAAGACGACGGTCGGCAAGTTCGACAAGAAGGTGATCCGCCGCCAGTACGCCGACGGCGACCTCGCGGTGCGCAACCTCAAGGAATCCTGA
- a CDS encoding zinc-dependent metalloprotease, with product MTQFVDWDLAISTAGTISKAGPRVSFDEAAEVVGDLRQLTDEAASHVIATSGLGSAAGAAPAGHPPVRVVDRADWAAANLRGLRDVMTPLMERALAGRVPGAFAQQVGSRLTGVQAGTVLGYLSGKVLGQYEVFSGEPGNLLLVAPNIVEVERKLGAPPRDFRLWVCLHEVTHRTQFTAVPWLRQYFLDQVGEFVDASRADTEQLADRLRHAMESLADAVRSPDSRSSVLDLVQTPAQREVVDRLTALMTLLEGHADYIMDAVGPQVVPSVEEIRSKFNRRRETTNPVERVIRKLLGIDAKMRQYAEGNKFVTALVDRVGMDGFNQVWESAETLPRLAEITDPDAWLRRVHGTEI from the coding sequence ATGACGCAGTTTGTGGACTGGGATCTTGCCATCAGCACGGCCGGGACCATCTCGAAGGCGGGTCCACGGGTCAGCTTCGACGAGGCGGCCGAGGTGGTGGGCGATCTGCGTCAGCTGACCGACGAGGCGGCCAGCCACGTCATCGCCACTTCCGGCCTGGGTTCGGCGGCCGGTGCCGCACCGGCCGGGCATCCGCCGGTGCGGGTGGTGGACAGGGCAGACTGGGCCGCGGCGAACCTGCGCGGCCTGCGCGACGTGATGACCCCGCTGATGGAGCGGGCGCTGGCCGGGCGCGTCCCGGGCGCGTTCGCCCAGCAGGTCGGGTCCCGGCTGACCGGCGTGCAGGCCGGTACGGTGCTCGGCTACCTGTCCGGCAAGGTGCTCGGGCAATATGAAGTGTTCTCCGGCGAGCCGGGCAACCTGCTGTTGGTGGCGCCGAACATCGTCGAGGTGGAGCGCAAGCTCGGCGCGCCGCCGCGCGATTTCCGGCTGTGGGTGTGCCTGCACGAGGTCACCCACCGCACCCAGTTCACCGCGGTGCCGTGGCTCCGGCAGTACTTCCTGGATCAGGTCGGCGAGTTCGTCGACGCGTCCCGGGCGGACACCGAGCAGCTGGCCGACCGGCTGCGGCATGCGATGGAGTCGCTGGCCGACGCGGTGCGGTCGCCGGACAGCCGGTCCAGCGTTCTCGACCTGGTGCAGACGCCGGCGCAGCGCGAGGTGGTCGACCGGCTGACCGCGCTGATGACGCTGCTGGAGGGGCACGCCGACTACATCATGGACGCGGTCGGGCCGCAGGTGGTGCCGTCGGTGGAGGAGATCCGCAGCAAGTTCAACCGGCGCCGGGAGACCACGAACCCGGTGGAGCGGGTGATCCGCAAGCTGCTCGGCATCGACGCGAAGATGCGGCAGTACGCGGAGGGCAACAAGTTCGTGACCGCGCTGGTGGACCGGGTCGGCATGGACGGGTTCAACCAGGTGTGGGAGTCGGCGGAGACGCTGCCCCGGCTGGCCGAGATCACCGACCCGGACGCCTGGCTGCGCCGGGTGCACGGCACCGAGATCTGA
- a CDS encoding HAD family hydrolase encodes MTATGIEAVLFDMDGTLFDSERIWDVSLAELARKLGGELSPAARHRLVGSNLLRTVRMVQDDLGVEEDDRLLADWLLERTCELFAAGVPWRPGARSLVESVRSRGIPTALVTTSYRVLVDVTLAEIPAGMFEFTVCGDEVEHPKPHPEPYLTAAAALGVDPGHGIAIEDSLNGITSAVRAGCLTVAVPEEPTTLPDPHGAVVMALDDVTVDGLAALLSGRRRHDEPEGVDS; translated from the coding sequence ATGACCGCCACCGGCATCGAGGCTGTTCTGTTCGACATGGACGGCACCCTTTTCGACAGCGAGCGGATCTGGGACGTCAGCCTCGCCGAACTGGCTCGCAAGCTCGGCGGCGAGTTGTCGCCCGCTGCTCGACACCGGCTGGTCGGAAGCAACCTGCTGCGAACCGTTCGGATGGTGCAGGACGACCTCGGTGTCGAGGAGGACGACCGGCTGCTGGCCGACTGGTTGCTGGAACGCACCTGCGAGCTGTTCGCCGCCGGCGTGCCCTGGCGACCGGGGGCCCGGTCCCTGGTCGAGTCCGTTCGGTCCCGCGGAATCCCGACCGCGCTGGTGACCACCAGTTACCGCGTCTTGGTGGACGTGACGCTGGCCGAGATCCCGGCCGGGATGTTCGAGTTCACCGTCTGCGGTGACGAGGTCGAGCACCCCAAACCGCACCCCGAGCCCTACCTGACAGCGGCTGCGGCGCTGGGCGTCGACCCCGGACACGGTATCGCGATCGAGGATTCCCTGAACGGGATCACCTCCGCGGTCCGAGCGGGATGCCTGACCGTGGCGGTCCCCGAGGAGCCAACCACGCTGCCCGACCCGCACGGCGCGGTCGTGATGGCGCTGGACGACGTCACCGTCGACGGGTTGGCCGCGTTGCTGAGCGGTCGGCGGCGGCACGACGAGCCGGAAGGGGTTGATAGCTGA
- a CDS encoding inorganic diphosphatase, whose product MEFDVTIEIPKGQRNKYEVDHATGRIRLDRTLFTATQYPADYGFVELTLGQDGDPLDALVLLREPTFPGCLIRCRAIGMFRMTDESGPDDKLLCVPAGDPRQDHLRDVHHMPEFEKLEIQHFFEVYKDLEPGKSVEGADWVGRIEAEAEIERSFTRYKEAVAAGEYHDPGVHPFPGA is encoded by the coding sequence GTGGAGTTCGACGTCACCATCGAGATCCCCAAGGGTCAGCGCAACAAGTACGAGGTGGATCACGCCACCGGCCGCATCCGGCTCGACCGCACCCTGTTCACGGCGACTCAGTACCCGGCCGACTACGGGTTCGTCGAGTTGACGCTGGGCCAGGACGGCGACCCGCTGGACGCGTTGGTGCTGCTGCGGGAGCCGACGTTCCCGGGCTGCCTGATCCGGTGCCGCGCGATCGGCATGTTCCGGATGACCGACGAGAGCGGCCCGGACGACAAGCTGCTGTGCGTGCCGGCCGGCGACCCGCGCCAGGACCACCTGCGCGACGTGCATCACATGCCGGAGTTCGAGAAGCTGGAGATCCAGCACTTCTTCGAGGTCTACAAGGACCTGGAGCCGGGCAAGAGCGTCGAGGGCGCCGACTGGGTCGGCCGGATCGAGGCGGAGGCCGAGATCGAGCGCTCCTTCACCCGGTACAAGGAGGCCGTCGCGGCGGGCGAGTACCACGACCCGGGCGTGCACCCGTTCCCCGGCGCCTGA
- a CDS encoding MFS transporter produces MAVIPWRRWALDVTPLRTSRDFRLTYLAAGVSFLGSMVTYIAIPYQVATLTDSPLLVGLLGIVEFAPLLVTALLGGALADYLDRRKLVLGAEVGFTLLTAILVGNALLPAPQLWLLYAIAAISATLDGLQRPALDSMMPRLVTPAELPAASALNSMRSTIGSLIGPLLGGALIAWAGLPAAYGLDLVTFAASLGCLVAVRAVPPPPDADRPSVRGVLTGLRYAASRKELLGTYLVDINAMFFGMPLALYPFVADRLGGPTVLGMLYTAESVGGLVASVSSGWTGRVHRHGVMIIVAAATWGLAIAGFGLAPTLWLALLCLALAGAADQISGMFRGIVWNQTIPDHLRGRLAGVEMLSYSSGPSLGNLRGGVVARFTGVTGSIVSGGVLCVLTTVALAVALPAFRRYDGRDGLAHKQQVDAARAANAAALAD; encoded by the coding sequence GTGGCCGTGATTCCGTGGCGTCGCTGGGCGCTCGATGTGACCCCGCTGCGTACCTCCCGGGACTTCCGGCTCACCTACCTCGCGGCGGGCGTGTCGTTCCTCGGCTCGATGGTCACCTACATCGCCATCCCGTACCAGGTGGCGACGCTCACCGACTCGCCGCTGCTGGTCGGCCTGCTCGGCATCGTCGAGTTCGCGCCGCTGCTGGTCACCGCGCTGCTGGGCGGCGCGCTCGCGGACTACCTGGACCGGCGCAAGCTGGTACTCGGCGCCGAGGTCGGCTTCACCCTGCTCACCGCGATCCTGGTCGGCAACGCGCTGCTGCCCGCGCCGCAGCTGTGGCTGCTGTACGCGATCGCCGCGATCAGCGCCACCCTGGACGGCCTGCAACGGCCGGCGCTGGACTCGATGATGCCGCGGCTGGTCACCCCGGCCGAACTGCCCGCCGCCAGCGCGCTGAACTCGATGCGCAGCACGATCGGCTCGCTGATCGGCCCGCTGCTGGGCGGTGCGCTGATCGCCTGGGCCGGCCTGCCCGCCGCGTACGGGCTGGACCTGGTGACGTTCGCGGCGTCGCTGGGCTGCCTGGTCGCGGTGCGCGCGGTACCGCCGCCGCCGGACGCCGACCGCCCCAGCGTGCGCGGCGTGCTCACCGGCCTGCGGTACGCGGCGAGCCGCAAGGAACTGCTCGGCACCTACCTGGTGGACATCAACGCGATGTTCTTCGGCATGCCGCTCGCGCTGTACCCGTTCGTCGCCGACCGGCTGGGCGGGCCGACGGTGCTGGGCATGCTGTACACGGCCGAGTCGGTCGGCGGCCTGGTCGCCTCGGTCAGCTCCGGCTGGACCGGCCGGGTGCACCGGCACGGCGTGATGATCATCGTCGCGGCCGCGACCTGGGGGCTCGCGATCGCCGGGTTCGGCCTGGCGCCGACGCTGTGGCTGGCGTTGCTGTGCCTCGCCCTGGCGGGGGCCGCGGACCAGATCAGCGGCATGTTCCGCGGCATCGTCTGGAACCAGACGATCCCCGACCACCTGCGCGGCCGGCTCGCCGGCGTCGAGATGCTCAGCTACTCCAGCGGGCCGTCGCTGGGCAACCTGCGCGGCGGTGTCGTCGCCCGGTTCACCGGGGTCACCGGCTCGATCGTGTCCGGCGGCGTGCTGTGCGTCCTGACCACGGTGGCGCTGGCGGTCGCGCTGCCCGCGTTCCGCCGGTACGACGGTCGCGACGGGCTGGCGCACAAGCAGCAGGTGGACGCGGCCCGCGCCGCCAACGCCGCCGCCCTGGCCGACTGA